A region from the Vicia villosa cultivar HV-30 ecotype Madison, WI linkage group LG3, Vvil1.0, whole genome shotgun sequence genome encodes:
- the LOC131660253 gene encoding filament-like plant protein 4 isoform X2, producing the protein MDRRWPWKKKSSDKVLNEKTEGLVDSSDASNQKSNYVQISVESYKHLSELEDQVKSYEEKVKTYDEQVQTYEEKVQTLEDEIKEMNEKLSVANSEINTKESMVKQHAKVAEEAVSGWEKAEAEALALKDHLESVTLSKLTVEDRASHLDGALKECMRQIRNLKEEHEQKIQKVALSKTKQLDKIKGELEANIASFEQKLRRSVAENGALSRSLQERSNMLIQISEEKAHAEAEVEQLKSNVELCEREINSLKYELHVSSKELEIRNEEKNMSMRSAEAANKQHMEGVKKIAKLEAECQRLRGLVRKKLPGPAALAQMKLEVENLGRDYGESRLKKSPVKPASPNPSPLPEFSLENVQNFQKENEFLTERLFAMEEETKMLKEALAKRNSELQASRSTCAKTLSKLQSLEAQHQNGSPKSIMHVTHESIYSHNASIAPSLVSMSEDGNDDAGSVAESWTTTMASGPSPQITKKCTEESSKSETIQKLELMDDFLEVEKLARLSIDSNIDATVSLPSNNKETDGVANDISQVSTGNVGDSNSLPNQVSSGALTSAPDPQSNVGSLLTELRSRILLVFESIAKDTDIGKIVEDIKHVLDDSHDTAPSEATCDRQNNPEDAGLNLENETISSLQRKEYVQITSDLEAAISHIHDFVLLLGKEAIPFHDVSSDGNVMSQKIEEFSVTFNKVLCSDASMSQFVLELSYVLAKASELRFSVLGYKGTEAETNSLDCIDKIALPENKLVQENSSGERYQNGCSRVLNPDFPDDGNLVSGYNVNMASQKLSSEEFEELKLEKEKVATDLSICAENLEATKSQLLETEQLLAEVKSQLVSAQSSNSLAETQLKCMTESYKSLETRAQEFEAEANRLQSTIETLENELQEEKKAHKAALEKSKEFEEQLLRIESLTAENDIKSTKERDLAAAAEKLAECQETIFLLGKQLNAIHPQSPNSQEVVHLEMNSATSSFVQRLSSDSPLHFSNGLFVPSDNDSNIPAPAPAPARSPAPLPKSKPKHRPTKSASSTGSVTTPEKHGRGFSRFFSSKGKPGY; encoded by the exons ATGGACCGACGGTGGCCGTGGAAGAAAAAGTCGTCTGATAAGGTTTTGAATGAGAAAACAGAAGGTTTGGTAGATTCCTCGGATGCTTCCAATCAG AAATCGAATTATGTTCAAATTTCTGTGGAGTCGTATAAGCATCTGTCTGAATTGGAGGATCAAGTGAAGTCATATGAGGAAAAAGTGAAGACGTATGACGAACAAGTTCAGACATATGAGGAAAAAGTTCAGACGCTTGAAGATGAGATCAAGGAAATGAATGAAAAGCTTTCGGTGGCGAACTCTGAGATCAATACTAAGGAAAGCATGGTAAAACAACATGCTAAAGTAGCCGAAGAAGCTGTCTCAG GATGGGAAAAGGCGGAAGCTGAGGCTTTGGCGTTGAAAGATCATCTAGAATCAGTCACTCTTTCGAAACTCACTGTCGAGGACCGCGCATCGCATTTAGATGGTGCTCTTAAAGAGTGTATGCGACAGATACGGAACCTTAAGGAAGAACATGAACAGAAAATTCAGAAAGTTGCTCTGTCGAAAACCAAGCAATTGGACAAGATTAAGGGGGAGCTAGAGGCTAATATAGCTAGTTTTGAACAGAAACTCCGGAGGTCTGTTGCGGAAAATGGAGCGCTGTCGAGGTCCTTGCAGGAGCGGTCTAACATGCTAATCCAAATAAGCGAAGAAAAAGCTCATGCTGAAGCTGAAGTTGAGCAGCTTAAGAGCAATGTAGAGTTGTGTGAGAGAGAAATTAATTCACTTAAATATGAACTTCATGTTTCTTCCAAAGAGCTTGAAATTCGCAATGAAGAAAAAAACATGAGTATGAGGTCTGCAGAAGCGGCTAACAAGCAGCATATGGAGGGTGTAAAGAAAATTGCTAAGTTAGAAGCTGAGTGCCAAAGACTACGCGGACTAGTTCGGAAAAAGTTACCTGGTCCGGCTGCACTTGCACAAATGAAGCTAGAAGTTGAAAATCTTGGCCGAGATTACGGAGAAAGTCGGTTAAAGAAATCGCCTGTGAAGCCTGCTTCCCCTAATCCGTCCCCATTACCTGAGTTCTCCCTAGAGAATGTACAGAATTTCCAGAAGGAGAATGAATTTCTTACGGAGCGTTTATTTGCAATGGAAGAAGAAACAAAGATGCTGAAAGAAGCGTTGGCTAAACGGAACAGCGAATTGCAGGCCTCAAGAAGTACGTGTGCCAAAACACTGAGCAAACTTCAAAGTTTGGAAGCACAACATCAGAATGGATCTCCAAAATCCATCATGCATGTAACTCATGAAAGCATTTATAGTCATAACGCAAGCATTGCACCAAGCTTGGTTTCGATGTCTGAAGATGGAAATGATGATGCAGGAAGTGTTGCCGAGTCTTGGACTACAACAATGGCATCTGGGCCATCCCCTCAAATTACTAAAAAATGTACTGAGGAATCAAGCAAATCCGAAACCATTCAAAAGTTGGAACTAATGGACGACTTTCTGGAAGTTGAGAAGTTAGCTCGTCTGTCAATTGATTCCAACATAGATGCGACAGTTTCATTACCTTCAAACAATAAGGAAACTGATGGTGTGGCCAATGATATATCACAAGTCAGCACTGGCAATGTTGGCGATTCAAATTCATTGCCAAATCAAGTGTCTTCGGGTGCTTTGACATCAGCACCTGATCCCCAATCTAATGTTGGTAGCTTATTAACAGAGCTTAGATCAAgaatattattagtttttgagTCCATTGCTAAGGATACTGATATCGGAAAGATCGTTGAGGATATTAAACACGTGCTTGATGATTCTCATGACACTGCCCCTTCTGAAGCCACATGTGATAGGCAGAATAATCCTGAAGATGCCGGCTTAAACCTTGAAAATGAAACCATTTCTTCCCTGCAGCGCAAAGAATATGTGCAGATAACTTCAGATTTAGAAGCTGCGATTTCTCATATCCATGACTTTGTATTGTTACTTGGCAAAGAAGCAATTCCATTTCACGACGTATCTTCTGATGGAAATGTTATGAGCCAAAAGATTGAGGAGTTTTCTGTCACCTTTAATAAAGTTTTATGCAGCGATGCAAGTATGTCACAGTTTGTTCTTGAACTGTCTTACGTTTTGGCTAAAGCAAGTGAACTCAGATTTAGTGTCCTTGGCTACAAGGGCACTGAAGCTGAAACTAACAGTCTCGATTGCATAGATAAGATTGCTTTGCCTGAAAATAAGTTAGTTCAAGAAAATTCATCCGGAGAAAGGTATCAAAATGGTTGCTCCCGTGTTCTTAATCCTGATTTTCCTGATGATGGAAATTTGGTTTCGGGCTATAATGTGAACATGGCATCACAAAAACTTTCATCAGAAGAATTTGAAGAATTGAAACTAGAGAAAGAGAAAGTAGCAACAGATCTGTCAATATGTGCCGAGAATCTTGAGGCAACCAAGTCTCAATTGCTAGAAACTGAGCAACTTCTAGCAGAAGTCAAATCACAACTAGTTTCGGCTCAAAGTTCAAATAGCTTGGCTGAGACGCAGCTAAAGTGTATGACAGAGTCGTACAAGTCACTTGAAACACGTGCCCAGGAGTTCGAAGCTGAAGCGAACCGTTTGCAAAGTACGATAGAAACTCTGGAGAATGAGCTTCAAGAAGAAAAGAAGGCTCACAAAGCCGCTTTGGAAAAGAGCAAGGAGTTCGAGGAGCAGTTACTAAG GATTGAGAGCTTAACAGCTGAAAATGACATCAAGTCTACGAAG GAGAGAGATTTGGCAGCCGCGGCCGAAAAGCTAGCCGAGTGTCAAGAAACCATATTCCTTCTGGGAAAGCAGTTAAATGCTATCCACCCTCAAAGTCCAAATTCTCAAGAAGTAGTTCACTTGGAGATGAACAGTGCCACTTCTTCTTTTGTCCAAAGACTGAGTTCAGATTCCCCCTTGCATTTCTCCAATGGTTTATTTGTCCCATCAGACAATGATTCAAACATACCGGCACCGGCACCGGCACCGGCCAGATCTCCGGCACCACTTCCAAAATCAAAACCGAAACACAGACCTACGAAATCAGCCTCTTCAACTGGTTCTGTCACTACGCCGGAGAAACATGGACGGGGATTTAGTAGATTCTTTTCATCAAAAGGGAAGCCTGGTTATTGA
- the LOC131660253 gene encoding filament-like plant protein 4 isoform X1, which translates to MDRRWPWKKKSSDKVLNEKTEGLVDSSDASNQDNTKKSNYVQISVESYKHLSELEDQVKSYEEKVKTYDEQVQTYEEKVQTLEDEIKEMNEKLSVANSEINTKESMVKQHAKVAEEAVSGWEKAEAEALALKDHLESVTLSKLTVEDRASHLDGALKECMRQIRNLKEEHEQKIQKVALSKTKQLDKIKGELEANIASFEQKLRRSVAENGALSRSLQERSNMLIQISEEKAHAEAEVEQLKSNVELCEREINSLKYELHVSSKELEIRNEEKNMSMRSAEAANKQHMEGVKKIAKLEAECQRLRGLVRKKLPGPAALAQMKLEVENLGRDYGESRLKKSPVKPASPNPSPLPEFSLENVQNFQKENEFLTERLFAMEEETKMLKEALAKRNSELQASRSTCAKTLSKLQSLEAQHQNGSPKSIMHVTHESIYSHNASIAPSLVSMSEDGNDDAGSVAESWTTTMASGPSPQITKKCTEESSKSETIQKLELMDDFLEVEKLARLSIDSNIDATVSLPSNNKETDGVANDISQVSTGNVGDSNSLPNQVSSGALTSAPDPQSNVGSLLTELRSRILLVFESIAKDTDIGKIVEDIKHVLDDSHDTAPSEATCDRQNNPEDAGLNLENETISSLQRKEYVQITSDLEAAISHIHDFVLLLGKEAIPFHDVSSDGNVMSQKIEEFSVTFNKVLCSDASMSQFVLELSYVLAKASELRFSVLGYKGTEAETNSLDCIDKIALPENKLVQENSSGERYQNGCSRVLNPDFPDDGNLVSGYNVNMASQKLSSEEFEELKLEKEKVATDLSICAENLEATKSQLLETEQLLAEVKSQLVSAQSSNSLAETQLKCMTESYKSLETRAQEFEAEANRLQSTIETLENELQEEKKAHKAALEKSKEFEEQLLRIESLTAENDIKSTKERDLAAAAEKLAECQETIFLLGKQLNAIHPQSPNSQEVVHLEMNSATSSFVQRLSSDSPLHFSNGLFVPSDNDSNIPAPAPAPARSPAPLPKSKPKHRPTKSASSTGSVTTPEKHGRGFSRFFSSKGKPGY; encoded by the exons ATGGACCGACGGTGGCCGTGGAAGAAAAAGTCGTCTGATAAGGTTTTGAATGAGAAAACAGAAGGTTTGGTAGATTCCTCGGATGCTTCCAATCAG GATAATACCAAGAAATCGAATTATGTTCAAATTTCTGTGGAGTCGTATAAGCATCTGTCTGAATTGGAGGATCAAGTGAAGTCATATGAGGAAAAAGTGAAGACGTATGACGAACAAGTTCAGACATATGAGGAAAAAGTTCAGACGCTTGAAGATGAGATCAAGGAAATGAATGAAAAGCTTTCGGTGGCGAACTCTGAGATCAATACTAAGGAAAGCATGGTAAAACAACATGCTAAAGTAGCCGAAGAAGCTGTCTCAG GATGGGAAAAGGCGGAAGCTGAGGCTTTGGCGTTGAAAGATCATCTAGAATCAGTCACTCTTTCGAAACTCACTGTCGAGGACCGCGCATCGCATTTAGATGGTGCTCTTAAAGAGTGTATGCGACAGATACGGAACCTTAAGGAAGAACATGAACAGAAAATTCAGAAAGTTGCTCTGTCGAAAACCAAGCAATTGGACAAGATTAAGGGGGAGCTAGAGGCTAATATAGCTAGTTTTGAACAGAAACTCCGGAGGTCTGTTGCGGAAAATGGAGCGCTGTCGAGGTCCTTGCAGGAGCGGTCTAACATGCTAATCCAAATAAGCGAAGAAAAAGCTCATGCTGAAGCTGAAGTTGAGCAGCTTAAGAGCAATGTAGAGTTGTGTGAGAGAGAAATTAATTCACTTAAATATGAACTTCATGTTTCTTCCAAAGAGCTTGAAATTCGCAATGAAGAAAAAAACATGAGTATGAGGTCTGCAGAAGCGGCTAACAAGCAGCATATGGAGGGTGTAAAGAAAATTGCTAAGTTAGAAGCTGAGTGCCAAAGACTACGCGGACTAGTTCGGAAAAAGTTACCTGGTCCGGCTGCACTTGCACAAATGAAGCTAGAAGTTGAAAATCTTGGCCGAGATTACGGAGAAAGTCGGTTAAAGAAATCGCCTGTGAAGCCTGCTTCCCCTAATCCGTCCCCATTACCTGAGTTCTCCCTAGAGAATGTACAGAATTTCCAGAAGGAGAATGAATTTCTTACGGAGCGTTTATTTGCAATGGAAGAAGAAACAAAGATGCTGAAAGAAGCGTTGGCTAAACGGAACAGCGAATTGCAGGCCTCAAGAAGTACGTGTGCCAAAACACTGAGCAAACTTCAAAGTTTGGAAGCACAACATCAGAATGGATCTCCAAAATCCATCATGCATGTAACTCATGAAAGCATTTATAGTCATAACGCAAGCATTGCACCAAGCTTGGTTTCGATGTCTGAAGATGGAAATGATGATGCAGGAAGTGTTGCCGAGTCTTGGACTACAACAATGGCATCTGGGCCATCCCCTCAAATTACTAAAAAATGTACTGAGGAATCAAGCAAATCCGAAACCATTCAAAAGTTGGAACTAATGGACGACTTTCTGGAAGTTGAGAAGTTAGCTCGTCTGTCAATTGATTCCAACATAGATGCGACAGTTTCATTACCTTCAAACAATAAGGAAACTGATGGTGTGGCCAATGATATATCACAAGTCAGCACTGGCAATGTTGGCGATTCAAATTCATTGCCAAATCAAGTGTCTTCGGGTGCTTTGACATCAGCACCTGATCCCCAATCTAATGTTGGTAGCTTATTAACAGAGCTTAGATCAAgaatattattagtttttgagTCCATTGCTAAGGATACTGATATCGGAAAGATCGTTGAGGATATTAAACACGTGCTTGATGATTCTCATGACACTGCCCCTTCTGAAGCCACATGTGATAGGCAGAATAATCCTGAAGATGCCGGCTTAAACCTTGAAAATGAAACCATTTCTTCCCTGCAGCGCAAAGAATATGTGCAGATAACTTCAGATTTAGAAGCTGCGATTTCTCATATCCATGACTTTGTATTGTTACTTGGCAAAGAAGCAATTCCATTTCACGACGTATCTTCTGATGGAAATGTTATGAGCCAAAAGATTGAGGAGTTTTCTGTCACCTTTAATAAAGTTTTATGCAGCGATGCAAGTATGTCACAGTTTGTTCTTGAACTGTCTTACGTTTTGGCTAAAGCAAGTGAACTCAGATTTAGTGTCCTTGGCTACAAGGGCACTGAAGCTGAAACTAACAGTCTCGATTGCATAGATAAGATTGCTTTGCCTGAAAATAAGTTAGTTCAAGAAAATTCATCCGGAGAAAGGTATCAAAATGGTTGCTCCCGTGTTCTTAATCCTGATTTTCCTGATGATGGAAATTTGGTTTCGGGCTATAATGTGAACATGGCATCACAAAAACTTTCATCAGAAGAATTTGAAGAATTGAAACTAGAGAAAGAGAAAGTAGCAACAGATCTGTCAATATGTGCCGAGAATCTTGAGGCAACCAAGTCTCAATTGCTAGAAACTGAGCAACTTCTAGCAGAAGTCAAATCACAACTAGTTTCGGCTCAAAGTTCAAATAGCTTGGCTGAGACGCAGCTAAAGTGTATGACAGAGTCGTACAAGTCACTTGAAACACGTGCCCAGGAGTTCGAAGCTGAAGCGAACCGTTTGCAAAGTACGATAGAAACTCTGGAGAATGAGCTTCAAGAAGAAAAGAAGGCTCACAAAGCCGCTTTGGAAAAGAGCAAGGAGTTCGAGGAGCAGTTACTAAG GATTGAGAGCTTAACAGCTGAAAATGACATCAAGTCTACGAAG GAGAGAGATTTGGCAGCCGCGGCCGAAAAGCTAGCCGAGTGTCAAGAAACCATATTCCTTCTGGGAAAGCAGTTAAATGCTATCCACCCTCAAAGTCCAAATTCTCAAGAAGTAGTTCACTTGGAGATGAACAGTGCCACTTCTTCTTTTGTCCAAAGACTGAGTTCAGATTCCCCCTTGCATTTCTCCAATGGTTTATTTGTCCCATCAGACAATGATTCAAACATACCGGCACCGGCACCGGCACCGGCCAGATCTCCGGCACCACTTCCAAAATCAAAACCGAAACACAGACCTACGAAATCAGCCTCTTCAACTGGTTCTGTCACTACGCCGGAGAAACATGGACGGGGATTTAGTAGATTCTTTTCATCAAAAGGGAAGCCTGGTTATTGA